From the genome of Sulfurimonas paralvinellae:
GTTGAGTCTTCTTTTTGCACTCTTCTCAAAATTTTCAAGTTAAACTTTCGCTATAATAATAGAATCAAAAAATTTAATACAGAGAACAATTATGCAAAATAACGTAGAACCGATGACAATATATGGTTATGAAAAACTGCAGGCTGAGGTCAAGGATTTAAAAGAAGTAAAACGCCCCGGCATTGTAAAAGCGATAGAAGAGGCCCTTGAACATGGTGACTTGAAAGAAAATGCAGAGTACCATGCGGCAAAAGAGGCGCAGAAAAATATTGACAATCGTCTCGCAGAACTGCAAGAAATACTTGGAAATGCACAGATAGTAGATCCAAGTGAACTTGCACACTCGAAGGTCTCTTTTGGTTCTACTGTTGTTATGACCGATATGGACAGCGATGAAGAGGTTACGTACACGATCGTCGGCGGTGCTGAGAGTAATCCTGACAAAGGGCTTATCTCATTTAACTCGCCGCTTGCAAAACAGCTTTTAGGACGTGAAGAGGGTGATGAGGTCGTGGTGCAGCTTCCTGGCGGTAAAAAAGAGTTTGAGATAGATGAAGTAAAATATCAGGAGATCATTTTTGACAGCCACTAAAGATATAAATGTAGGTATAGTCGGTGCAACGGGATATACGGGACTTGAACTCGTAAAAATGCTAGTAAAGCATCCAAGGTTTCAACTTGCATATATCGCAAACTCAGAAGGCGACACGACTATCAATGAACTCCATCCGTCACTCAGCGGTGTATGTGAAGATAAGGTTGAAAAAGCGGATGTCGATGCTATAGCAAAACACTGTGAGCTTGTTTTTCTGGCACTGCCTCATAAAACTGCCATGGCATATGTGAAGCCTTTAATTGCAAAAGGCGTGAAAGTTGTGGACCTCTCCGCTGACTATAGACTTCCTCTTGATATCTATGAAGAATTTTATTGTCCGCATACTGATGTTGAAAATCTCTCTCATGTAGTCTATGGACTGCCGGAACTATTTCGCCAAGAGCTGAAATCTGCCAAACTTGTGGCAAATCCTGGTTGTTTTCCGACATCTGCTATTTTAGGGCTGCTGCCGTTTATGTCAAAACGCGTAGCTGATACTCCTATTATTATTGATGCAAAAACAGGTGTCAGCGGTGCCGGCAAAAAACTCAGTGAAGTGACACACTTTGTCAATGTCAACGACAACCTTTTTGCCTACAATCCACTTATGCACAGACATGCACCGGAGATCGCCAATAAACTGGGCGTTGATTTTGAGATGGTCAATTTCGTACCACATTTGGTTCCTGTAACGCGTGGTATGTTAAGCTCCATCTACATTACGGTAGAGGGTGATTTTGATGCTGAGGCTTTATTGCGTGAGCATTATAAAAACGATGCTCACGTGAGAGTCTCATCAAAACCCGTAGATATGAAAAATGTAGCCGGAACAAATTTCTGTGACATCTATGTACAGAAAAAAGGCAATCTTCTCTTTATTGCCTCTGCTATTGACAATCTAATGCGCGGTGCTTCATCTCAAGCCGTTGTCAATGCCAATCTGATGATGGGACTTGATGAGACTATGGGTATTCCAGATATAGCGTATGTCCCATAGTATTGAGATAAAAGAGGGTGCATACATCATTTCCGATGCGCACTACTCTGACGATAGAGTGCAACTCCTTGCCTTTATAAAAGCGATCCACTCAAAAGAGCTCAAGCCGACACAACTCATTTTGATGGGTGACATCTTTGATGCACTCTTTGGACTTATTGACTACACGTACGAGACAAATCAGGAGATGATAGACCTGCTTGAAGTGATTGCGGAAGATATAGAAGTGTTCTATTTTGAAGGCAATCATGACTTCAATCTCAAAGCCATATTTAAAAATATTCAAATTTTCCCAATTGCAAAACAGCCTCTCTTGGCATCGTATAAAAATAAAAAGATCTATCTTGCCCATGGTGATTTCGATGCACCTTTTGGCTATCAACTTTATACGGCGCTGATTCGTAACCCTTTTATGCTCTTTGTTTTAAAGTATATAGACATTGCGCTGAATCATTTTATTATCAATAAAATAGAAGGGCATCTTGATAAAAAAGATGACTGTAAAGAGCTTGTGTGGTTTGAGGATTTTATACAAAAACGCTTTAGAAATAAGTATAAATGTGACTATTTTATAGAAGGACATTTTCATCAAAATAAAACTCTCAGATTGAATAGTTTTACTTATATCAATCTGGGGGCTTTTGCTTGCAATCAAAGATATTTTATTGTAAAATCAGTGCAAGATAAAGAACTATTGGAAGAACATCAATTTTCCAATGAGAGGTAAAATATGGATGATAACTCCCTAAAAGTCGGTTCTAACGAGATGGAACTTGTAGACTTTCGTATACTCAAACAAGAAGATGACGGGAAAGTATATGAAGGTATCTATGGTATAAATGTATCAAAGGTACGAGAGATTATTCGCGTACCTTTTTTAACAGAACTGCCGGGTACGCCTGAGTTTATCGAAGGAATTTTCGATCTGCGTGAGGTAGTGATTCCTGTTGTAAATCTTGCGAAATGGATGGGTGTAAAAGAGCCTGAAGATGCGCAGAAAAATGCTCGTGTCATTATTACCGAGTTCAATAATGTGCTCATTGGATTCATTGTTCATGAAGCAAAGAGAATTCGAAGAATTTCATGGGGTGATATTGAACCTGCAACTTTCATGAACAGCTCAAACGGGCTTGATGCTAATAAGATCACCGGAGTAACGAAGATTGAAGGGGACAGTGTTCTTCTTATATTGGATCTTGAAAGCGTTGTTCAGGATCTTGGACTGTATGAGCCGGAGACGGATACTGCACCTGAGCAGATAGAACACTTCTCAGGACTTGCTATGGTTCTAGATGATAGTTCAACAGCTCGAAAGATCGTTAAAGATGCACTGCAGAAGATGGGCTTTAATGTTGTCGAAGCGATGGACGGGGATGAAGGTCTTCGCAAACTAGATGAACTTTATGCTACTTATGGAGACAAACTGGTTGATACACTCAAAATTATAATTTCTGATGTTGAGATGCCGAAGATGGATGGTTTTCACTTTGCAGCCAATGCAAAAGATGATGCCAGATTTAAAGATATTCCAATTGTTTTCAACTCTTCGATAAGTGATCACTTTAGTGAAGGCAGAGGTATTGAGGCTGGTGGAGAAGCTTACTTGGTAAAATTCCAGGCAAGTTCATTTTATGATGAAGTGTCACGTGTCGTACGTGCACATATGAAGTAGGGAGTATAAAATATGGATGAATTTCAAGAGATACTGCAGGATTTTTTAGTTGAATCATTTGAATTGGTTGAAAAACTCGACGAAGATCTTGTCGAACTGGAATCAAACCCGGAAGATCTAGAACTTTTAAACGGAATATTTCGTGTAGCGCATACCGTTAAAGGTGCTTCATCATTTTTAAATTTCGATGTATTGACTCACCTTACACACCATATGGAGGATGTTCTTAATCGTGCACGTCATGGAGAACTCACAATTACTCCGGATGTCATGGATGTTATTTTAGAATCTATTGACCTTATGAAAGCGCTTCTTGAGACTATTCGTGACACAAGCAGTGATGCGGGTATTGATGTCTCTGCATGTGTGGCTAAGCTAGATAAGATAACAGGCGGTACGGGTGAAGTAGAAACACCGACAGTAACGACACCGCCTGAAGAAGCAGGAGCTACAGAAGAGATAGAGGCTGAAGAAGAAAAAGCCGAAGAATCTGAAGAAGATGAAATAGATTATGAAAATATGTCTCCTGAAGAGGTTGAAGCTGAGATTGAGAGACTTTTAGCCCAGCGTCAAGAAGAGGACAGAAAAAAACGTGAAGCTAAAATAGCTGCAGGTGAATCAGTACCTCAGATGCCGGATGAAGAAGAAGCAGAAGAAGAAAAAGCTCCACAAGAGGAGCCAAAAGAGAGTGCCCCTGCACCGACTCCTGCACCGGCTGTAAAGAAAGAAGCACCAAAAGAAGAGGCAAAAGCGGCAGCACCTGCGAAAAAGACGCCTGCTGCGGTAGAACAGACGATTCGTGTTGATGTGAAACGACTTGATCACTTGATGAACCTTATCGGTGAACTTGTTCTTGCAAAAAATAGACTGATAAAAATCAATGACGATGTGGAAGAGCGTTATGAAGGTGAAGAGTTTTTAGAAGAGCTGAACCAGGTTGTTTCTATTGTATCTCTTGTAACGACTGATCTGCAGATAGCTGTTATGAAGACAAGAATGCTTCCAATCGGTAAAGTCTTTAACAAATTCCCTCGTATGATTCGTGACCTTTCGCGTGAGCTTAACAAAAAGATCGAACTTGTGATCTCAGGGGAAGAGACGGAGCTTGACAAGTCAATCGTCGAAGAGATAGGTGATCCACTTGTCCATATTATCCGTAACTCTTGTGATCACGGAATTGAATCTCCTGATGAACGTCTGGCAAAAGGAAAACCTGAAACAGGAACTATAGCGCTGAAAGCATATAATGAAGGAAATCAGATTGTCATTCAGATAGATGATGACGGAAAAGGTCTTGATCCTGAAATGTTAAAGAACAAATCGCTTGAAAAAGGCATTATCACTGAAAAAGAGGCTGACTCCATGAGTGATAAAGAGGCTTATGCGCTTATCTTTAAACCAGGATTCTCAACGGCTGCAGCGGTTACTAATGTCTCGGGCCGTGGTGTAGGAATGGATGTTGTAAAAACAAACATCGAAAAACTCAACGGTATTATCGATATTGACTCTGAAGTTGGCAAGGGAACTTCTATAAAACTAAAAATCCCTCTCACACTTGCCATTATTCAGGCACTTCTTGTAGGTGTTCAGGAGGAACATTATGCGATTCCTTTGGCTTCTGTACTGGAGACAGTGAGAATTTCAAAAGATGAGATCTATACTGTTGAGGGCAAAAACGTTATGCGTCTGCGTGATGATGTCCTCTCTCTCGTTCATATCGGTGATATTTTTGAAGTAGAACGCATACTTGATGCGAGTGAACATGCCTATGTCGTTGTTCTTGGACTTGGAACAAGCAAGCTGGGACTTATAGTAGATACATTGGTCGGTCAGGAAGAGATCGTTATCAAATCACTTGGTGATTATCTCAAAGGCATTGAAGGTATTGCTGGTGCAACGATTCGTGGTGATGGTGGCGTAACACTCATTGTTGATGTTGTTGCCTTGATGAATATGGCAAAGGATGTCAAAGCATCTGCTGTGAGTGAAGGTTCTGAAGGTAGCGCAAGTAATGAAAAAACGAAGGCATCTGATTATACGGTCATGATAGTAGATGATTCAAAAACAGACAGAACCATTATGAGAAAAGCATTGGAACCTATGGGTGTGACACTTGTTGAAGCATCTGATGGTCAAGAAGCCTTGGGTATCTTGAAATCAGGTGACTATAATTTCGATGCGATGCTCATTGATATCGAAATGCCGAGAATGGATGGTTATACACTGGCAAATGAGATTAAAAAGTACAACAGGTATAAAAATCTTCCACTTATTGCCGTTACTTCAAGAACAAGTAAAGCGGATCGTATGCGTGGTGTTGAATCTGGTATGGTTGAGTATATTACAAAACCATACTCTGCAGATTATCTGGCAAGTGTTGTTCAGAGAAATGTTAACTTTAAAGCGGAGTTCTTATAATGAGTGATAAATTAAAAGATATTATTAACAAACAGGGCGAACAACAAGAGAGTGTCGTAGAACAGCTTGATGATGTAGTACAGCTTGTCGGATTTATGATAGGCGATGAAGAGTATGCAGTGCCTATTTTATCTATTCAGGAGATTATAAAACCTTTCACATGGACGCGTGTACCACAGGTTCCGGCTTATGTGCTGGGAGTATTCAATCTCCGTGGAGCTGTTATTCCACTTATTGATCTGCGTGCAAAATTTGGTTTGAGTACGAAAAAACAGAGTGAAGATACCCGCTTTATCGTTATGCGTCATGGTGATGATGTAGCCGGGTTCGTTATTGACAGGCTGACCATGGCAATTCGCATTAAAAAAGAGAATATCGGGCCGGCACCTGATACTGTGAATGGGGATGATACTATTATTGACGGTGTTGGAAAACAGGCAGATAAGATCATTACTATTTTAAAAGTAAATAAACTTCTAGAGAGAGATTTCTAGACATTTAGATGTATATAAAACCTCTTATAGACCTTCAAGACACTAAGCTCTCCATAACTTTTAACGGAGATCTTAGTCTTGCTACAATTGCTACGATACAAAAAGAGATAGCAAAAATTAAGACATACTCTTTTGAAGAAATCACACTCAACTTTCAATCCATAGATTTTTTAGATACGGCAGGCGGAATATTTATCTATGAACTGCAAAAATATTTTAAAGACAAAGGTATTTCTGTCAGTACGGTCTTAAAAGATGAACTTCAAAAATCTACTTTGGAACTTGTAACAAGCAATATGCAAAGAAGTTCTCAACTACCCCAAAAGAAAGAAGAAAGTTTTCTTGAAGTTACAGGAAGACTTTTTTATGAATACTATATTGGATTTATCTCGTTTTTGCAGTTCTTTGGGGAGCTTTTTGTGACAAATATACGCTCTATGACATCTTTGAAAAATATTCGTTTTAAAGAGATAGCTTTTGAAATAAATGAAAGCGCCATCAAGGCGCTTGGTATTATTGCTCTTACAAGTTTCTTGATCGGTCTCGTCGTTGCTTACCAGTCAGCATATCAGTTGAAGATCTATGGAGCAAATATCTTTATTGTCGATATGCTCGGCCTCTCCATCTTCCGTGAACTCTCTCCGCTCATCACTGCCATCGTTATAGCAGGACGAAGCGGTTCTGCCTATGCTGCACAGATAGGGGCTATGAAGATTACACAGGAGCTTGATGCAATGAAGACGATGGGGTTTGAGCCTTTTGCATTTCTTGTTCTGCCTCGCATCATTGCTCTTGTGATAATGATGCCAATTTTAATTTTTGTATCGGATATGATGGCAATGTTTGGCGGGTTGATAGTGGCAAATCTTGATCTGCATATTACTCCGGAACTCTTTATAGACAGATTTAGAGAAGTGATCGCTGCAAAACATTTTTATGTAGGGATTGTCAAAGGGCCATTTTTTGCATTTTTAATCGCTTCCATTGGAATATACCGTGGTTTGATGGTCAAAGATGACACCCAAAGCATAGGATTTAACACGACAAAAAGTGTTGTTGA
Proteins encoded in this window:
- the greA gene encoding transcription elongation factor GreA, with translation MQNNVEPMTIYGYEKLQAEVKDLKEVKRPGIVKAIEEALEHGDLKENAEYHAAKEAQKNIDNRLAELQEILGNAQIVDPSELAHSKVSFGSTVVMTDMDSDEEVTYTIVGGAESNPDKGLISFNSPLAKQLLGREEGDEVVVQLPGGKKEFEIDEVKYQEIIFDSH
- the argC gene encoding N-acetyl-gamma-glutamyl-phosphate reductase, which produces MTATKDINVGIVGATGYTGLELVKMLVKHPRFQLAYIANSEGDTTINELHPSLSGVCEDKVEKADVDAIAKHCELVFLALPHKTAMAYVKPLIAKGVKVVDLSADYRLPLDIYEEFYCPHTDVENLSHVVYGLPELFRQELKSAKLVANPGCFPTSAILGLLPFMSKRVADTPIIIDAKTGVSGAGKKLSEVTHFVNVNDNLFAYNPLMHRHAPEIANKLGVDFEMVNFVPHLVPVTRGMLSSIYITVEGDFDAEALLREHYKNDAHVRVSSKPVDMKNVAGTNFCDIYVQKKGNLLFIASAIDNLMRGASSQAVVNANLMMGLDETMGIPDIAYVP
- a CDS encoding UDP-2,3-diacylglucosamine diphosphatase; this encodes MSHSIEIKEGAYIISDAHYSDDRVQLLAFIKAIHSKELKPTQLILMGDIFDALFGLIDYTYETNQEMIDLLEVIAEDIEVFYFEGNHDFNLKAIFKNIQIFPIAKQPLLASYKNKKIYLAHGDFDAPFGYQLYTALIRNPFMLFVLKYIDIALNHFIINKIEGHLDKKDDCKELVWFEDFIQKRFRNKYKCDYFIEGHFHQNKTLRLNSFTYINLGAFACNQRYFIVKSVQDKELLEEHQFSNER
- a CDS encoding chemotaxis protein; the protein is MDDNSLKVGSNEMELVDFRILKQEDDGKVYEGIYGINVSKVREIIRVPFLTELPGTPEFIEGIFDLREVVIPVVNLAKWMGVKEPEDAQKNARVIITEFNNVLIGFIVHEAKRIRRISWGDIEPATFMNSSNGLDANKITGVTKIEGDSVLLILDLESVVQDLGLYEPETDTAPEQIEHFSGLAMVLDDSSTARKIVKDALQKMGFNVVEAMDGDEGLRKLDELYATYGDKLVDTLKIIISDVEMPKMDGFHFAANAKDDARFKDIPIVFNSSISDHFSEGRGIEAGGEAYLVKFQASSFYDEVSRVVRAHMK
- a CDS encoding hybrid sensor histidine kinase/response regulator produces the protein MDEFQEILQDFLVESFELVEKLDEDLVELESNPEDLELLNGIFRVAHTVKGASSFLNFDVLTHLTHHMEDVLNRARHGELTITPDVMDVILESIDLMKALLETIRDTSSDAGIDVSACVAKLDKITGGTGEVETPTVTTPPEEAGATEEIEAEEEKAEESEEDEIDYENMSPEEVEAEIERLLAQRQEEDRKKREAKIAAGESVPQMPDEEEAEEEKAPQEEPKESAPAPTPAPAVKKEAPKEEAKAAAPAKKTPAAVEQTIRVDVKRLDHLMNLIGELVLAKNRLIKINDDVEERYEGEEFLEELNQVVSIVSLVTTDLQIAVMKTRMLPIGKVFNKFPRMIRDLSRELNKKIELVISGEETELDKSIVEEIGDPLVHIIRNSCDHGIESPDERLAKGKPETGTIALKAYNEGNQIVIQIDDDGKGLDPEMLKNKSLEKGIITEKEADSMSDKEAYALIFKPGFSTAAAVTNVSGRGVGMDVVKTNIEKLNGIIDIDSEVGKGTSIKLKIPLTLAIIQALLVGVQEEHYAIPLASVLETVRISKDEIYTVEGKNVMRLRDDVLSLVHIGDIFEVERILDASEHAYVVVLGLGTSKLGLIVDTLVGQEEIVIKSLGDYLKGIEGIAGATIRGDGGVTLIVDVVALMNMAKDVKASAVSEGSEGSASNEKTKASDYTVMIVDDSKTDRTIMRKALEPMGVTLVEASDGQEALGILKSGDYNFDAMLIDIEMPRMDGYTLANEIKKYNRYKNLPLIAVTSRTSKADRMRGVESGMVEYITKPYSADYLASVVQRNVNFKAEFL
- a CDS encoding chemotaxis protein CheW is translated as MSDKLKDIINKQGEQQESVVEQLDDVVQLVGFMIGDEEYAVPILSIQEIIKPFTWTRVPQVPAYVLGVFNLRGAVIPLIDLRAKFGLSTKKQSEDTRFIVMRHGDDVAGFVIDRLTMAIRIKKENIGPAPDTVNGDDTIIDGVGKQADKIITILKVNKLLERDF
- a CDS encoding MlaE family ABC transporter permease; translated protein: MYIKPLIDLQDTKLSITFNGDLSLATIATIQKEIAKIKTYSFEEITLNFQSIDFLDTAGGIFIYELQKYFKDKGISVSTVLKDELQKSTLELVTSNMQRSSQLPQKKEESFLEVTGRLFYEYYIGFISFLQFFGELFVTNIRSMTSLKNIRFKEIAFEINESAIKALGIIALTSFLIGLVVAYQSAYQLKIYGANIFIVDMLGLSIFRELSPLITAIVIAGRSGSAYAAQIGAMKITQELDAMKTMGFEPFAFLVLPRIIALVIMMPILIFVSDMMAMFGGLIVANLDLHITPELFIDRFREVIAAKHFYVGIVKGPFFAFLIASIGIYRGLMVKDDTQSIGFNTTKSVVESIFAVIVCDAVFSIAFTNLGI